The Streptomyces sp. 135 sequence CCTCCCTGAGCGTGCTGAAGCCGGGCTGCCCCTTCTTCACCGCGATGTTCAGCGTCTCCTTGTCGAACAGCGAGGGGCGCCCGCCCCCGTCCGGGCCCGCGGAGCGGGTCGGCGACGCGGTGCCCGTGCCGCCCCCGCCGTCGGATCCGCCGCCGCACGCGGCGGCAAGGGAGAGGGCGAGGACGCACGCGGCGGTGACGAGGCGGCGGCTTGGCGCTTGGCGGGGCATGACACTCTCCTTGGACTTACCGGCGGTACTCCGCCTTCTCCAGCGTGAGCTCGACCCGGCAGTCCGCGCTGCCGACGAGTTGGAGGTCGACCGCGACCTCGGGTCCGGGATCGGCGAGCGCGAGGGTGGTGGTGAGCGTCTCCTCCAGGGCGACGGGCGCCTTGGCCTCGATGTCGCCGCCCAGGAACCCCAGCTTGCCCATGCGCAGGCAGGGCGACGCGCCGGCCACGCTGTCCCGCGCCGTGAACGTCAGCCGCAGCCGCTTCTTGTCCCCCGGATCGGCGTCCACGACGAGCCCCACCGTGGCGTCGGCGGCGATCGTGTCCCCGTTCAGACGCGCGTCGCCCGACACGTTCTCGGGCCGGGCCGCGAGGAACCACCACGCGGCGCCCCCGACGAGCGCGACGACGAGGAACGCGGCGAGGAACGCCAGCAGGTGCTGCGTGACCTCCTGCCGCTCGTCCCGACGCGCGTAGAGCGTCATCGCGGATACGTACGCGATGAAACCGCCGCCCGCGAACGTGAGAGCGGTCGCCGAGTCGCCGATGCTCACGATGGCGATCGCGACACCGACGAGGGTCAGCATCAGCACCAGGTGCACGACGAAGAGCACCGAGAAGTAACGCCTGCCCTCGGGATCCGGCGCTCCGGTGTCGGCGCTGGTGTCCGTGTCGGCGCCGGCCTCAGGTCGGGCCGGCTCGGCGTCCGGGCGGACGGGTTTCGACTCCGCGGCCAAGTGGCGCCCTCCCCCGCGCGAGTGGTGCGTGTGGAGGGCAAGGATGCCACAGAGAGTGATGCGAAGGACATCAACTTACGTAGGAGCGCCGCGAGTTCGGGAAACTCCCCGCTGGTGACCGTCCACTCGGATCACGTGGGTCCCATGGGTCACTCGGGAATGGCCGCCAGCGTGAAGGAGTGGCCCGCCGGGTCGGAGTACGTACGCGTGTCCCGCGGCCCGTTGTTGTTCTTGGTGTCCACCGGGCGCGCCCCGAGGCCGACCGCCTCACGCTCCGCCTCGTCCATGTCGTGCCGGGCGACCATGATCCGCACGTGCGCCTGCTGCGAGTCCTCGGGGCGGGGCCAGCTCGGCGGGATGTAGTCGCGCTCCCTGTGCACGGCGAGGCAGACCCCCGACTCGTTCGTGATCTCCACGTAGTCGGGGTCCTTGCTCAACCGGACCTCCGCGCCGAGGAGTCCCGCGTAGAACTCGGCCAGGGCCTCGGGCTCGGAGCAGTCCAGTACGAGCACGGCGTTCTTGTGGACGGTCATGGTGTGCGGGTCCCCCGTGCCCGCCCCGCCAAACGGGGCGCACGCGGGGCCACTTGGCGGGCCGGGGGCGCGCGGGGCGGGCTACCCGGAAGTTTTCGTTCCGCCCCCATGGGCACTCGGGCGCCCATGGAGTGGTTGCAGAGGGCTGCCTGCGTCGACGAGGATCCGGACCTCTTCTTTCCCGTCGGTACGACAGGCCCCGCGATAAGAGATCTCGCCGCCGCCAAACGTGTCTGCGCCCGCTGCCCGGTGAGCGGCGAGTGTCTGGCGTGGGCGCTCAGGACCGGTCAGACGGCCGGCGTGTGGGGCGGCACCTGCGAGGAGGAACGGGCGGCCCTGCGCCGCGCTGACCTCACCGCCTGACGGTCCACTCGTCCTCGTACTTCGCGTACGTCCCGTCATGCTTCGCGAGGTGCACGAACTGGTCGACGTACTCCTTGAACTCCTCGTCCCCGCGCGGCGTCGCGTACGCCTTCTCCGAGAAGGTGAAGGGCTTGTCGGGGTGGAGGGCGCAGAGTTCGGGGTGGATCCTCGACTGGTAGAGCGTCTCGCTCGCGTCCGTCATCATGACGTCCGCGCGCCCGTCGATGATCTCCTGGAAGATCGTGGTGTTCTCGGGATGCAGCCTGATCGTCGCCTGCTTGATGCTCGCCCGGGTGAACTCCTCGTTCGTACCACCGGGGTTGACGACGACCCGCACGCCCTTCTTGTCGATGTCCTTCAGCGTGCCCGCGCCGAACCGGTCCTTGTCCGCGCAGCGCACGATCGGCGTCTTGCCGTCCTCGCGCGTCGGTTCGCTGAAGTAGACCTGGCGGGCGCGCGCCGGCGTGATCGAGACGCCGCCGACACCGATGTCGCAGCGGCGCGCGGCGACGTCCCCGGTGAGGTCCGCCCACGTCGTCGCGGTGAACCTCGGCTCGGCGTCGAGGCTCTTCGCGAGGTCGCGCGCCATCTCGATGTCCACGCCGCTGTACGTCCTGCCGGCGGGGTCCAGTTTCGTGAAGGGCGCGTAGTCACCGGTCGTGCAGACCTTCAGGACGCCCCTTTTCGGCACGGCGTCCAAGAGGCTGCCCAGGTAGGGGCGTTCCGGTCGCTTGGCCGCGCCCGGCGACGTGGGCGCGGCGGCGGTGACGGCCAGCAGACAGGCGAGGGCGGACAGAGTGGCGGCACGCTTCACGGGGGGGTCCTTTGCGCTGCGGGCGGGCGGCTCGAAGGGATCACCCTCGCAGACCCGATCCGCCGCCTGCACCCCCTTCTCACCCTGCGAGCGGTGCCAGGACGACCGGCGTCAGGTCCGGACCCTCACCCGCGTCGTACGCGTCCTCGTCGAACGGGTAGAGCGGCCGTGCCACCCGGTGGTGCCCGAGGCGCGGCAGGTCCTGGTCGACTCCGCCGGGGGTGAGGGCGAGCAGCCAGTCGGCCGCCATGTCGTACAGCTCCGGCTCCAGATAGCCGATCTTCACCGCCACGATGTCGTACGTACGCGGATCGATGCCGAGGCCGCCCTCCTCGGGGCCCATGAAGTCGGCCAGGGTGTGGAACGGCTTGCGGCGTTCGACGAGGATCACGGTGAGGCCGCCGGTGCGCACGGCCGCCATGTCGACCCCGCGGTCGTACGCGCCGCCCTCGGCGCGGTCCTTGCGGTCGGTGGCGCGCTGCAACGCGACGACGGTGCCGGTGAGTTCGTACGGCCCGCCGTGATGCGTGTCGACCTTGCCGCCGACGCTCAGCGTCACCTGCGCGCCCACGCCCGCCGCGAAGCATTGGGCCACGGCGGCCGGGTCGGTGATGCCGGGGTGGACGGCGGTGACCTTTCCGGTGCGGATCGCGTCGTGTCCGAGGAGCTTGCGCAGCATGTACGCGAGGTCGCCCGCGCCGCCCGCTGTCGGGTTGTCGCCCGAGTCGCTGATCAGGAAGGGCCGCCTCGTCGAGGTCACGGCCCGCTCCACGCACTCCTCGGCGGTGCCCGTGGGGCCGACGAAGACGAAGTCGCGGCGCGCGTCCCAGTAGCGGCGGGCGAGCTGGCCGGCCTCGGTGGCGGCGCGTTCGGCATCGTCACCCGTGACGACGACGGCGGCCTGGCAGCGGGGTTCGTCGGCCCAGGCGTAGCCGACCCAGAGCGCGGCGTCGAGGATGCCGGGCAGCCGCTCGATGTCGGCGAGCGAGGCGTAGAGGGACTTGGCGGGTTCCAGGCGGGTGCTGGTCTTCTCGCCGGGGAGGAGGACGGGGATCTGCACCCAGGCGCGGTGCGGGCGCGTGCCGTCGAGGAGGCAGCGCACGAGGTTGCGGGCGGCGCGCTCGCGGGTCTCCCAGGCGTCCTCGTGCGGGGCGAGGCGGTGGGCGGTGAGCAGGTCGACGGGCTCGGCGAAGCGGCGCGAGACGTTGCCGTGCAGGTCCATGGCGGCGGAGATCATGGGGCGCCCTGTGCCGTCCGGGGTGCCCACGGAGTCGAGGGCCGTGCGGACCGCCTCGGTGAGGTCGGCCTCGGCGTCGGTGAGGCCGACGACGCTCATCGCGCCGTGGATGTCGTAGACGAGGCCGTCGAGGGGGCCCGCGTTCCGTATGCGCGTGACGAGTTCGTCCTTGAGGGTCAGGTACGACTGTGCCTCCACCGGACCGCCGGGCAGCGAGGTCGCGTGGAGCAGCGGCACCCATTCGACGGTGGCGGCGAGGTCGGAGCCCGGCTGCGTCCAGGTGTAGCGGTCGAGGAGGTCCTGGCCGCGGGTCCGGCGGAAGTCGTCCGTGGTGGAGCGGTGCGGGCAGAACGTGGAGGACTCGATGCCGATGCCGCCGATGCCGATGCGCAGGCGGCGGTTGGCGGTGGTGGGGGTCATGCGGGTGCGCTCTCTTCCTGGGGGGCACGGGCGGGGTCGGGGGCGGGTCCCGGGAGGGCCGCCGGGGTGGTCGGCAGGTGCCTGCGCAGCGCGGTGAGGCCCGCGCCGAGAAGGCCCGCGTCGACCCCCGTGACGGTGGTGGTGATCTCCAGGTCGGCCGTGGCGAGGGGCAGGCACCGCTCGTAGAGCACGCCGCGCACGGCGGCGACCAGGGGCTCGGCGGTCGCGAGTACGCCGCCGAGCGCCACGGCCTGCGGGTTGAAGAAGTTGACGACGACGGACAGGACGGTGCCGATGTGCCGTCCCGCGGTGCGGACGAGGGTGGTGGCCCGCGGGTCCCCGTCGGCGACGAGACGCAGCAGGTCGCTCGTGT is a genomic window containing:
- a CDS encoding VOC family protein; the encoded protein is MTVHKNAVLVLDCSEPEALAEFYAGLLGAEVRLSKDPDYVEITNESGVCLAVHRERDYIPPSWPRPEDSQQAHVRIMVARHDMDEAEREAVGLGARPVDTKNNNGPRDTRTYSDPAGHSFTLAAIPE
- a CDS encoding WhiB family transcriptional regulator translates to MEWLQRAACVDEDPDLFFPVGTTGPAIRDLAAAKRVCARCPVSGECLAWALRTGQTAGVWGGTCEEERAALRRADLTA
- a CDS encoding transporter substrate-binding domain-containing protein, translated to MKRAATLSALACLLAVTAAAPTSPGAAKRPERPYLGSLLDAVPKRGVLKVCTTGDYAPFTKLDPAGRTYSGVDIEMARDLAKSLDAEPRFTATTWADLTGDVAARRCDIGVGGVSITPARARQVYFSEPTREDGKTPIVRCADKDRFGAGTLKDIDKKGVRVVVNPGGTNEEFTRASIKQATIRLHPENTTIFQEIIDGRADVMMTDASETLYQSRIHPELCALHPDKPFTFSEKAYATPRGDEEFKEYVDQFVHLAKHDGTYAKYEDEWTVRR
- a CDS encoding M81 family metallopeptidase, whose protein sequence is MTPTTANRRLRIGIGGIGIESSTFCPHRSTTDDFRRTRGQDLLDRYTWTQPGSDLAATVEWVPLLHATSLPGGPVEAQSYLTLKDELVTRIRNAGPLDGLVYDIHGAMSVVGLTDAEADLTEAVRTALDSVGTPDGTGRPMISAAMDLHGNVSRRFAEPVDLLTAHRLAPHEDAWETRERAARNLVRCLLDGTRPHRAWVQIPVLLPGEKTSTRLEPAKSLYASLADIERLPGILDAALWVGYAWADEPRCQAAVVVTGDDAERAATEAGQLARRYWDARRDFVFVGPTGTAEECVERAVTSTRRPFLISDSGDNPTAGGAGDLAYMLRKLLGHDAIRTGKVTAVHPGITDPAAVAQCFAAGVGAQVTLSVGGKVDTHHGGPYELTGTVVALQRATDRKDRAEGGAYDRGVDMAAVRTGGLTVILVERRKPFHTLADFMGPEEGGLGIDPRTYDIVAVKIGYLEPELYDMAADWLLALTPGGVDQDLPRLGHHRVARPLYPFDEDAYDAGEGPDLTPVVLAPLAG